Proteins from a single region of Pyrus communis chromosome 6, drPyrComm1.1, whole genome shotgun sequence:
- the LOC137737436 gene encoding protein TIFY 4B-like isoform X2 has translation MNAPTTTFRSILEKPLNQLTEDDISQLTREDCRKYLKEKGMRRPSWNKSQAIQQVISLKALLEPNDDSGAGALRKIVVLPQTTTATTQRAASSSADSAKEASPDVQASVSADELAPHPRNEPSKPAPEDPRVYADTAAISPRNHCTTDASVRKMTIFYSGKVNVYDGVPPDKARAILHLAAGPNHLLLDNQFGGAAAARSLHCQFQTAGDKDVLSLPSATISQAMQTEKISEYTQQYWEKGNNTRDPDAEGQANRKVSLQRYREKRKDREKLKIKKNIGSNTSLEVYLNRQLRTHTSNGNSSQYGTSSPPQPGLLQTAENQPKFRCLPVDLNEKGRLDAEFCYVMVFEGLKSETDDLM, from the exons ATGAACGCCCCCACGACGACGTTTCGCTCCATTCTCGAGAAGCCCCTCAATCAGCTCACCGAGGATGACATTTCCCAGCTCACCCGCGAAGACTGCCGCAAATACCTCAAAGAAAAAG GAATGCGGCGGCCCTCCTGGAACAAATCGCAGGCGATCCAGCAGGTTATTTCGCTCAAGGCGCTGCTGGAGCCCAACGACGATTCCGGCGCCGGAGCTCTCAGAAAGATTGTCGTTTTGCCTCAGACGACCACCGCCACCACCCAGCGC GCGGCTTCGAGTTCCGCTGATTCAGCTAAGGAAGCGAGCCCTGATGTCCAGGCTTCGGTGTCCGCTGACGAATTGGCGCCGCATCCGAGAAATGAACCGTCCAAACCAGCTCCCGAGGACCCGCGGGTCTATGCGGATACCGCGGCCATCAGTCCCag AAATCATTGTACAACTGATGCATCAGTTAGGAAAATGACAATTTTCTACAGCGGCAAGGTGAATGTATATGATGGAGTGCCACCTGATAAG GCACGGGCAATCCTGCACCTTGCAGCAGGGCCCAACCATTTGCTTTTGGACAATCAATTTGGTGGTGCTGCAGCAGCAAGATCCTTACATTGCCAATTTCAGACTGCAGGCGATAAAGATGTCCTTTCCCTTCCTAGTGCAACAATTTCTCAGGCAATGCAAACAG AGAAGATCAGTGAATATACACAGCAGTACTGGGAGAAAGGGAACAACACTCGTGATCCTG ATGCAGAGGGTCAGGCGAACAGAAAAGTCTCGTTGCAGAGATACCGTGAAAAGCGAAAAGACAG GGAAAAATTaaagattaagaaaaatattggaTCGAATACTAGCTTGGAGGTTTACTTGAATCGTCAACTCAGGACGCATACCTCAAATGGTAATTCAAGTCAGTATGGCACAAGCTCTCCACCCCAACCTGGGCTGCTACAGACAGCTGAAAATCAGCCAAAGTTCCGCTGTCTTCCTGTTGACCTAAACGAGAAGG GTAGATTGGATGCCGAATTCTGTTATGTGATGGTATTTGAAGGATTGAAGTCAGAAACAGATGATCTTATGTGA
- the LOC137737436 gene encoding protein TIFY 4B-like isoform X1, translating to MNAPTTTFRSILEKPLNQLTEDDISQLTREDCRKYLKEKGMRRPSWNKSQAIQQVISLKALLEPNDDSGAGALRKIVVLPQTTTATTQRVSTFAASSSADSAKEASPDVQASVSADELAPHPRNEPSKPAPEDPRVYADTAAISPRNHCTTDASVRKMTIFYSGKVNVYDGVPPDKVNEAFSLNGDLEISLPMQGYMDLQARAILHLAAGPNHLLLDNQFGGAAAARSLHCQFQTAGDKDVLSLPSATISQAMQTVSGNFTEKISEYTQQYWEKGNNTRDPDAEGQANRKVSLQRYREKRKDREKLKIKKNIGSNTSLEVYLNRQLRTHTSNGNSSQYGTSSPPQPGLLQTAENQPKFRCLPVDLNEKDILEHQT from the exons ATGAACGCCCCCACGACGACGTTTCGCTCCATTCTCGAGAAGCCCCTCAATCAGCTCACCGAGGATGACATTTCCCAGCTCACCCGCGAAGACTGCCGCAAATACCTCAAAGAAAAAG GAATGCGGCGGCCCTCCTGGAACAAATCGCAGGCGATCCAGCAGGTTATTTCGCTCAAGGCGCTGCTGGAGCCCAACGACGATTCCGGCGCCGGAGCTCTCAGAAAGATTGTCGTTTTGCCTCAGACGACCACCGCCACCACCCAGCGCGTCAGTACTTTC GCGGCTTCGAGTTCCGCTGATTCAGCTAAGGAAGCGAGCCCTGATGTCCAGGCTTCGGTGTCCGCTGACGAATTGGCGCCGCATCCGAGAAATGAACCGTCCAAACCAGCTCCCGAGGACCCGCGGGTCTATGCGGATACCGCGGCCATCAGTCCCag AAATCATTGTACAACTGATGCATCAGTTAGGAAAATGACAATTTTCTACAGCGGCAAGGTGAATGTATATGATGGAGTGCCACCTGATAAGGTAAATGAAGCTTTCTCTTTGAATGGAGACCTTGAGATAAGCCTTCCAATGCAGGGATATATGGATTTGCAGGCACGGGCAATCCTGCACCTTGCAGCAGGGCCCAACCATTTGCTTTTGGACAATCAATTTGGTGGTGCTGCAGCAGCAAGATCCTTACATTGCCAATTTCAGACTGCAGGCGATAAAGATGTCCTTTCCCTTCCTAGTGCAACAATTTCTCAGGCAATGCAAACAG TTTCAGGTAACTTTACAGAGAAGATCAGTGAATATACACAGCAGTACTGGGAGAAAGGGAACAACACTCGTGATCCTG ATGCAGAGGGTCAGGCGAACAGAAAAGTCTCGTTGCAGAGATACCGTGAAAAGCGAAAAGACAG GGAAAAATTaaagattaagaaaaatattggaTCGAATACTAGCTTGGAGGTTTACTTGAATCGTCAACTCAGGACGCATACCTCAAATGGTAATTCAAGTCAGTATGGCACAAGCTCTCCACCCCAACCTGGGCTGCTACAGACAGCTGAAAATCAGCCAAAGTTCCGCTGTCTTCCTGTTGACCTAAACGAGAAGG ATATCCTGGAACACCAGACTTGA